A single region of the Ziziphus jujuba cultivar Dongzao chromosome 10, ASM3175591v1 genome encodes:
- the LOC107408025 gene encoding protein LATERAL ROOT PRIMORDIUM 1 isoform X1 yields the protein MWPLGGPSSSSSRPINYGLPPEMGMVGLRDVFVVAPASSFHPHNNHHHHHHLHHHHEPLLSSSSDHPHSINVSSNPATALGVGVGVGVIPLLTASPCLATAPPPNLAGSIDDDSSNALAARSRSGGIQLWQQQNQQQQTQQHFFKKPAILDHGGNSGGGAAHLVQNSDGSGGLGGSGGGGSSSGTTTCQDCGNQAKKDCSHRRCRTCCKSRGFDCATHVKSTWVPAARRRERQLMSGVAAAAAGSSASTSGAKKPRLVTSQQTTTTSHTSTSNTTPPRSFDTSSSHQDAKEALPGQVRAPAVFKCVRVTSVEDGEDEYAYQAVVKIGGHVFKGFLYDQGVDGRDGFPNLSELHLGGGGGGGGGSNGGVGRNGASSSSPILDPNDVYGTSTGALLGGSSYGNPIN from the exons ATGTGGCCCTTGGGAGGTCCATCTTCTTCCTCCTCCAGGCCCATCAACTATGGTCTTCCTCCGGAAATGGGCATGGTCGGTCTCCGCGACGTCTTTGTCGTCGCTCCAGCTTCATCTTTCCACCCCCATAACaaccaccatcaccaccaccacctccaccaccaccacgaACCCCTCCTCTCCTCCTCCTCCGACCACCCCCATTCCATCAACGTCTCTTCTAATCCCGCCACTGCTCTCGGTGTGGGCGTCGGCGTCGGCGTTATCCCTCTTCTCACAGCTTCCCCTTGTCTCGCTACGGCCCCGCCTCCCAATTTAGCAGGATCCATAGATGACGATTCCAGTAATGCTCTCGCTGCTCGCAGCAGAAGCGGCGGAATTCAATTGTGGCAGCAGCAGAACCAGCAGCAGCAGACGCAGCAGCATTTCTTCAAGAAGCCCGCGATTCTCGATCACGGCGGAAATAGCGGAGGAGGTGCAGCCCATCTGGTTCAGAACAGCGATGGCTCAGGTGGACTTGGTGGGTCTGGTGGGGGTGGTTCGTCTTCGGGGACAACGACATGCCAAGATTGTGGGAACCAAGCCAAGAAAGATTGCAGCCACAGGAGGTGCAGGACGTGCTGCAAGAGCCGCGGTTTCGATTGCGCTACGCACGTGAAAAGCACGTGGGTACCCGCGGCTCGGCGGAGGGAAAGACAGCTGATGTCTggtgttgctgctgctgctgctggttCATCGGCTTCGACTTCGGGAGCTAAGAAACCTAGACTCGTTACCTCCCAGCAAACCACCACCACATCTCATACTTCCACTTCTAATACCACTCCTCCTAGAAGCTTCGACACCAGCTCTAGTCACCAAG ATGCTAAAGAGGCATTGCCAGGTCAAGTACGTGCACCAGCAGTTTTCAAATGCGTACGAGTCACGTCGGTGGAGGATGGTGAAGATGAGTATGCATATCAAGCGGTGGTGAAGATCGGTGGGCATGTTTTTAAAGGTTTTCTTTATGATCAAGGTGTTGACGGAAGAGATGGGTTTCCTAATCTTTCTGAATTGCATttgggtggtggtggtggtggtggtggtggtagcAATGGAGGTGTAGGAAGAAATGGGGCGTCCTCTTCTTCACCCATTTTAGATCCCAATGATGTCTATGGAACTTCAACTGGAGCATTGCTTGGTGGTTCAAGCTATGGTAATCCAAtaaattga
- the LOC107408025 gene encoding protein LATERAL ROOT PRIMORDIUM 1 isoform X2, producing MWPLGGPSSSSSRPINYGLPPEMGMVGLRDVFVVAPASSFHPHNNHHHHHHLHHHHEPLLSSSSDHPHSINVSSNPATALGVGVGVGVIPLLTASPCLATAPPPNLAGSIDDDSSNALAARSRSGGIQLWQQQNQQQQTQQHFFKKPAILDHGGNSGGGAAHLVQNSDGSGGLGGSGGGGSSSGTTTCQDCGNQAKKDCSHRRCRTCCKSRGFDCATHVKSTWVPAARRRERQLMSGVAAAAAGSSASTSGAKKPRLVTSQQTTTTSHTSTSNTTPPRSFDTSSSHQGQVRAPAVFKCVRVTSVEDGEDEYAYQAVVKIGGHVFKGFLYDQGVDGRDGFPNLSELHLGGGGGGGGGSNGGVGRNGASSSSPILDPNDVYGTSTGALLGGSSYGNPIN from the exons ATGTGGCCCTTGGGAGGTCCATCTTCTTCCTCCTCCAGGCCCATCAACTATGGTCTTCCTCCGGAAATGGGCATGGTCGGTCTCCGCGACGTCTTTGTCGTCGCTCCAGCTTCATCTTTCCACCCCCATAACaaccaccatcaccaccaccacctccaccaccaccacgaACCCCTCCTCTCCTCCTCCTCCGACCACCCCCATTCCATCAACGTCTCTTCTAATCCCGCCACTGCTCTCGGTGTGGGCGTCGGCGTCGGCGTTATCCCTCTTCTCACAGCTTCCCCTTGTCTCGCTACGGCCCCGCCTCCCAATTTAGCAGGATCCATAGATGACGATTCCAGTAATGCTCTCGCTGCTCGCAGCAGAAGCGGCGGAATTCAATTGTGGCAGCAGCAGAACCAGCAGCAGCAGACGCAGCAGCATTTCTTCAAGAAGCCCGCGATTCTCGATCACGGCGGAAATAGCGGAGGAGGTGCAGCCCATCTGGTTCAGAACAGCGATGGCTCAGGTGGACTTGGTGGGTCTGGTGGGGGTGGTTCGTCTTCGGGGACAACGACATGCCAAGATTGTGGGAACCAAGCCAAGAAAGATTGCAGCCACAGGAGGTGCAGGACGTGCTGCAAGAGCCGCGGTTTCGATTGCGCTACGCACGTGAAAAGCACGTGGGTACCCGCGGCTCGGCGGAGGGAAAGACAGCTGATGTCTggtgttgctgctgctgctgctggttCATCGGCTTCGACTTCGGGAGCTAAGAAACCTAGACTCGTTACCTCCCAGCAAACCACCACCACATCTCATACTTCCACTTCTAATACCACTCCTCCTAGAAGCTTCGACACCAGCTCTAGTCACCAAG GTCAAGTACGTGCACCAGCAGTTTTCAAATGCGTACGAGTCACGTCGGTGGAGGATGGTGAAGATGAGTATGCATATCAAGCGGTGGTGAAGATCGGTGGGCATGTTTTTAAAGGTTTTCTTTATGATCAAGGTGTTGACGGAAGAGATGGGTTTCCTAATCTTTCTGAATTGCATttgggtggtggtggtggtggtggtggtggtagcAATGGAGGTGTAGGAAGAAATGGGGCGTCCTCTTCTTCACCCATTTTAGATCCCAATGATGTCTATGGAACTTCAACTGGAGCATTGCTTGGTGGTTCAAGCTATGGTAATCCAAtaaattga